From a single Micromonospora pallida genomic region:
- a CDS encoding type I polyketide synthase — protein sequence MADRHPEPTPFVTRIGAQPPARRAELVLSMVRELTGALLGWDAAAVDPDRAYLDYGYNSLAAVELTRMLSVELGDTLPLTLLYDHPTPRAVAAHVLDRLGFAEAPAAPADHAAVADQVDDPIAVVGMACRYPGGVTGPAGLWRLVADGVDAVSPLPTDRGWDLAALTDADPDRRGTTIARAGGFLDDVAGFDAEFFGVSAREATAMDPQQRLLLESTWSLLEDAGIDPKTLHGSRTGVFVGLSTHDYAPLAKSGPDELQGLWGIGTAGATASGRLSYTFGLEGPTMTVDTACSSSLVAIDLARRSLLRGETSLAIAGGVAVLATPELFVEFTRQGAINTDGRCRSFADTADGTGWAEGVGLVLLERLSDARRHGHRVLALLPGSAVNSDGASNGLTAPNGPAQQRVIRQALADARLTAADIDAVEGHGTGTVLGDPIEAQALIAVFGTDRPADRPLRLGSLKSNIGHAQAAAGVGGLIKLIQALHHGVLPRTLHVDRPSTKIDWSGGAVSLLTDPVPWPHGSRPRRAGVSAFGVGGTNAHVIVAEPPVEPSDGPPAATASADPAVVPLVLAGRSAGALRDRARDIRDLLTDTPEHRPVDVAAALLRAPARFAHRAVVLGADRPTLLAGLEAVAAGRPTDNAVVGVPRRSGRTAFVFPGQGAQWRGMALALLESAPPFAARFAECVDALLPHVDWAPYAVLRGEPGAADADRVDVTQPLLFAVAVSLAELWRSYGVVSDAVVGHSQGEIAAACASGALSVRDAARVVAVRSRMIAEIAGGGAMLSVAESADRVRELLADAGSSLAVAGLSGPRSTVVSGDAADVAAFAAGCAAQDVWTRPILVDYASHSAGMEPLRGRLPGALGGLRSAAGDAEFWSTVTGGPLDPTSAPLNGEYWYRNLREPILAEQTVRRMIDAGYRTFVEISPHPVLSVPMEQIFDAVGAPDEDRPVLIGSLHRDDGGLDRFARSLADADTAQVPVDWSPLTGPGDPSRVPLPGYPFQRRRYWVAARPTGWDAGAAGLGPSTHPMLGAATRLADGGGWVFTGRIEPGQPGWLTDHAVHSSVLLPGTGFVELALYAATAIGCDRLAELTIETPLVCTDSAVHVQVTVGGPNDAGEHPVAVHSRPADADPLDPEGWTCHATGSVDRAGPPLSADPAPWPGAAAPLPVDGLYDTLADRGLEYGPAFRGLRAAWTDGAGRLAEVALDPQTADTAGRYLVHPALLDAAFHVGLPGDDQTYLPFRWSGVRVHRPGRAALRVRLTAAEPTRAALIGYDDTGAPVVSVDSVTARPVTAAALGRPTDPVYRLAWGPAGTVPSTPPASVERLPTFPDADPTARVRAATGWALTVLQKLLSHESVGAQVAVVTSGAVAVTPGEAPDPAAAAVWGLVRSAQSENPGRVLLIDVGVDEPLPTALPDDEPQLAIRAGAVYVPRLVPVTGPAPDGPVLRTDGTVVVTGGTGGLGAVVAEHLVVAYGVRHLLLLSRRGPDSPEYAGLAGRLAAAGATVDAVRCDVGDRAQLRAALAGVPADRPVRAVVHAAGLLDDGLVTALTADRLDRVLRPKADAALLLDELTASLDLDAFVLLSSVAGTLGGPGQGNYAAANAVLDAVAARRHAAGLPAGSQVWGLWGETGVMAGQSRDADRARVTAAGIAPLSTTDGLRLFDRALGTTEPVVVLARFTRAELRAQAAAGLLPSVLRGLVPAAVRPADTGPSLAERLRGVPEQNRAAVVEELVLDTVAAVLGRPSSAGLRPDLTFKELGYDSLLAVQFRNRLSRVTGQRVATTVVFDHPTPAAIAAFLLAGLELDAPAGAADVDAELDRLAVLLGGLAAPDRPRVAARLRGLLTAVEPAGPAEPGTDDALADRISTADRADLINLIDSWGLA from the coding sequence GTGGCTGACCGGCACCCGGAACCCACGCCGTTCGTCACCCGGATCGGTGCGCAACCACCGGCCCGCCGCGCCGAACTCGTCCTGAGCATGGTCCGCGAGCTGACCGGGGCCCTGCTGGGCTGGGACGCGGCGGCGGTCGACCCCGACCGCGCCTACCTGGACTACGGCTACAACTCGCTGGCCGCGGTCGAGCTGACCCGGATGCTCTCCGTCGAACTGGGCGACACGCTGCCGCTGACCCTGCTGTACGACCATCCGACCCCGAGGGCCGTCGCGGCGCACGTGCTCGACCGGCTGGGCTTCGCCGAGGCCCCGGCGGCACCGGCCGACCACGCCGCCGTCGCCGACCAGGTCGACGACCCGATCGCGGTCGTCGGGATGGCCTGCCGCTACCCGGGCGGGGTGACCGGGCCCGCCGGGCTGTGGCGGCTGGTGGCCGACGGGGTGGACGCGGTGTCGCCGCTGCCCACCGATCGGGGCTGGGACCTGGCCGCGCTCACCGACGCCGACCCCGACCGGCGCGGCACGACGATCGCCCGGGCCGGTGGTTTCCTGGACGACGTGGCCGGCTTCGACGCCGAGTTCTTCGGCGTCTCCGCCCGCGAGGCCACCGCGATGGACCCCCAGCAGAGGCTGCTCCTGGAGAGCACCTGGTCGCTGCTGGAGGACGCCGGCATCGACCCGAAGACCCTGCACGGCTCCCGGACCGGCGTCTTCGTGGGCCTGAGCACTCACGACTACGCCCCGCTGGCCAAGTCCGGTCCGGACGAGCTACAGGGGCTGTGGGGCATCGGGACGGCCGGCGCGACCGCCAGCGGCCGACTCTCCTACACGTTCGGCCTGGAAGGGCCGACGATGACCGTCGACACGGCGTGCTCGTCGTCGCTGGTGGCCATCGACCTGGCCCGCCGGTCGCTGCTGCGCGGCGAGACGTCGCTGGCGATCGCCGGCGGGGTCGCGGTGCTGGCCACCCCCGAACTGTTCGTCGAGTTCACCCGGCAGGGCGCCATCAACACCGACGGGCGGTGCCGGTCGTTCGCCGACACCGCCGACGGGACGGGCTGGGCCGAGGGTGTCGGGCTGGTACTGCTGGAACGACTCTCCGACGCGCGACGCCACGGCCACCGGGTACTCGCGCTGCTCCCGGGCAGCGCGGTGAACTCCGACGGCGCGTCCAACGGGCTGACCGCGCCGAACGGGCCGGCCCAGCAGCGGGTGATCCGCCAGGCCCTGGCCGACGCCAGGCTGACCGCCGCCGACATTGACGCGGTGGAGGGGCACGGCACCGGCACGGTGCTCGGGGACCCGATCGAGGCGCAGGCGCTGATCGCGGTCTTCGGCACCGACCGGCCCGCCGACCGCCCGCTGCGACTGGGGTCGCTCAAGTCGAACATCGGCCACGCCCAGGCCGCGGCCGGTGTCGGCGGGCTGATCAAGCTGATCCAGGCGCTGCACCACGGCGTCCTGCCGCGAACGCTGCACGTCGACCGTCCCAGCACGAAGATCGACTGGTCCGGCGGGGCGGTGTCGCTGCTCACCGACCCGGTGCCGTGGCCGCACGGGTCACGCCCCCGGCGGGCCGGGGTCTCCGCGTTCGGGGTGGGCGGCACCAACGCCCACGTCATCGTCGCCGAACCACCGGTCGAACCGTCCGACGGTCCGCCCGCCGCGACGGCGTCCGCCGACCCGGCCGTCGTGCCGCTGGTACTGGCCGGGCGGTCCGCCGGAGCACTGCGCGACCGGGCCCGCGACATCCGAGACCTGCTCACCGACACGCCGGAGCACCGGCCGGTGGACGTGGCCGCCGCGCTGCTGCGCGCCCCCGCCCGGTTCGCGCACCGGGCGGTGGTGCTCGGCGCCGACCGCCCCACGCTGCTCGCCGGCCTCGAGGCCGTCGCCGCCGGTCGGCCGACCGACAACGCCGTCGTCGGGGTGCCGCGCCGCAGCGGCCGGACCGCCTTCGTCTTCCCCGGTCAGGGCGCCCAGTGGCGCGGCATGGCGCTCGCCCTGCTGGAGTCCGCCCCGCCGTTCGCGGCCCGGTTCGCCGAGTGCGTCGACGCCCTGCTGCCCCACGTGGACTGGGCGCCGTACGCCGTCCTGCGCGGTGAGCCGGGCGCCGCCGACGCCGACCGGGTCGACGTGACGCAGCCGCTGCTGTTCGCGGTGGCGGTGTCCCTCGCCGAGCTGTGGCGGTCGTACGGGGTCGTCTCGGACGCCGTTGTCGGCCACTCCCAGGGCGAGATCGCCGCCGCGTGCGCGTCCGGCGCGCTGTCGGTCCGCGACGCCGCCCGGGTGGTGGCGGTCCGCAGCCGGATGATCGCCGAAATCGCCGGCGGCGGTGCCATGCTGTCGGTCGCCGAGTCGGCCGACCGGGTCCGCGAGCTACTCGCCGATGCCGGCAGCAGCCTCGCCGTGGCCGGCCTCAGCGGGCCGAGGTCGACGGTGGTGAGCGGCGACGCGGCCGACGTGGCGGCGTTCGCCGCCGGCTGCGCGGCGCAGGACGTCTGGACCCGCCCGATCCTGGTCGACTACGCGTCCCACTCCGCCGGGATGGAGCCGCTGCGCGGCCGGCTCCCCGGGGCGCTCGGGGGACTGCGGTCGGCGGCCGGCGACGCCGAGTTCTGGTCCACGGTCACCGGCGGGCCGCTGGATCCGACGAGCGCCCCCCTGAACGGCGAGTACTGGTACCGCAACCTGCGCGAGCCGATCCTCGCCGAGCAGACCGTCCGCCGGATGATCGACGCCGGGTACCGGACGTTCGTGGAGATCAGCCCACACCCGGTGCTGTCGGTGCCGATGGAGCAGATCTTCGACGCGGTCGGTGCCCCGGACGAGGACCGGCCGGTCCTGATCGGCTCGCTGCACCGCGACGACGGCGGGCTGGACCGGTTCGCCCGCTCGCTGGCCGACGCCGACACGGCGCAGGTGCCGGTCGACTGGAGCCCACTGACCGGCCCCGGGGACCCGTCCCGGGTGCCGCTGCCCGGATACCCCTTCCAGCGCCGCCGGTACTGGGTGGCGGCCCGGCCAACCGGCTGGGACGCCGGGGCGGCCGGGCTTGGCCCGTCGACGCACCCGATGCTCGGCGCTGCGACGCGGCTCGCCGACGGCGGCGGCTGGGTGTTCACCGGCCGGATCGAGCCGGGGCAGCCCGGCTGGCTGACCGATCACGCGGTGCACTCGTCGGTGCTGCTGCCCGGAACCGGGTTCGTCGAACTGGCCCTGTACGCGGCCACCGCGATCGGCTGCGACCGGCTGGCGGAGCTGACCATCGAGACGCCACTGGTGTGCACCGACTCCGCCGTACACGTGCAGGTGACCGTCGGCGGCCCGAACGACGCCGGGGAACACCCGGTCGCGGTGCACTCCCGACCGGCCGACGCGGATCCGCTCGACCCCGAGGGCTGGACGTGCCACGCGACCGGCTCGGTGGACCGGGCCGGGCCACCGCTGTCCGCCGACCCGGCACCGTGGCCCGGTGCCGCAGCGCCACTGCCGGTGGACGGGCTCTACGACACGCTGGCCGACCGTGGGCTGGAGTACGGTCCGGCGTTCCGGGGGCTGCGGGCCGCCTGGACCGACGGGGCCGGGCGGCTGGCGGAGGTCGCCCTCGACCCGCAGACCGCGGACACCGCCGGGCGCTACCTGGTGCACCCGGCGCTGCTCGACGCCGCGTTCCACGTCGGGCTGCCCGGCGACGACCAGACGTACCTGCCGTTCCGCTGGTCCGGGGTGCGGGTGCACCGGCCGGGACGGGCGGCCCTGCGGGTGCGGCTGACGGCGGCGGAGCCTACCCGGGCCGCCCTGATCGGCTACGACGACACCGGTGCGCCGGTGGTGAGCGTGGACTCGGTGACCGCCCGCCCGGTGACCGCCGCCGCGCTGGGCCGGCCGACGGACCCGGTGTACCGGCTGGCCTGGGGTCCTGCCGGGACGGTTCCGTCGACGCCACCGGCATCCGTCGAGCGGCTGCCCACCTTCCCGGACGCCGACCCCACGGCCCGGGTCCGGGCCGCGACCGGCTGGGCCCTGACCGTGCTCCAGAAGCTGCTGAGCCACGAGTCCGTGGGCGCGCAGGTGGCCGTCGTCACCTCCGGCGCGGTCGCCGTGACGCCCGGGGAGGCACCGGATCCGGCTGCGGCTGCGGTGTGGGGCCTGGTCCGGTCGGCGCAGAGCGAGAATCCCGGCCGGGTCCTGCTGATCGACGTGGGCGTCGACGAGCCGCTCCCGACGGCGCTGCCCGACGACGAGCCGCAGCTCGCGATCCGCGCCGGGGCGGTGTACGTGCCCCGGCTGGTGCCGGTGACCGGTCCGGCACCGGACGGGCCGGTGCTGCGTACCGACGGCACCGTCGTCGTCACCGGTGGAACCGGCGGGTTGGGTGCCGTCGTCGCCGAGCATCTCGTCGTCGCGTACGGCGTACGTCACCTGCTGCTGCTGAGCCGGCGCGGGCCGGACAGCCCGGAGTACGCCGGGCTGGCCGGCCGCCTGGCCGCGGCCGGCGCCACCGTGGACGCGGTCCGCTGCGACGTCGGCGACCGGGCACAGCTCCGCGCCGCGCTCGCCGGTGTGCCGGCGGACCGCCCGGTACGCGCGGTCGTGCACGCGGCGGGCCTGCTCGACGACGGGCTGGTCACCGCACTCACCGCCGACCGGCTCGACCGGGTGCTGCGCCCCAAGGCGGACGCCGCGCTGCTGCTGGACGAGCTGACCGCGTCGCTGGACCTCGACGCGTTCGTGCTGCTGTCCTCGGTCGCCGGCACCCTCGGCGGGCCGGGGCAGGGCAACTATGCCGCCGCCAACGCCGTGCTGGACGCGGTGGCGGCCCGCCGACACGCCGCAGGCCTGCCGGCCGGTTCGCAGGTGTGGGGCCTGTGGGGCGAGACCGGGGTGATGGCGGGGCAGTCGCGCGACGCGGACCGCGCCAGGGTCACCGCCGCAGGGATCGCACCACTGTCCACCACGGATGGTCTACGGCTGTTCGACCGGGCGCTCGGCACCACTGAGCCGGTGGTGGTGCTGGCTCGCTTCACCCGCGCGGAGCTGCGGGCCCAGGCGGCGGCCGGGCTGCTCCCGTCCGTGCTGCGCGGGCTGGTGCCGGCCGCCGTCCGGCCGGCCGACACCGGGCCGAGCCTCGCCGAACGGCTGCGCGGCGTGCCTGAGCAGAACCGCGCGGCGGTGGTGGAGGAGCTGGTGCTCGACACCGTGGCCGCGGTGCTGGGCCGCCCGTCGAGCGCCGGACTGCGCCCCGACCTGACCTTCAAGGAACTGGGGTACGACTCGTTGCTCGCGGTGCAGTTCCGCAACCGGCTGTCCCGGGTCACCGGGCAGCGGGTCGCCACCACCGTGGTGTTCGACCATCCGACACCCGCCGCGATCGCCGCCTTCCTGCTGGCCGGGCTCGAGCTGGACGCGCCCGCCGGGGCGGCGGACGTCGACGCCGAGCTGGACCGGCTGGCCGTCCTGCTCGGCGGGTTGGCCGCACCGGACCGACCCCGGGTGGCCGCCCGGCTGCGCGGCCTGCTCACGGCAGTCGAACCCGCCGGGCCCGCCGAACCCGGGACCGACGACGCCCTGGCCGACCGGATCTCCACGGCGGACCGGGCCGACCTGATCAACCTGATCGACTCCTGGGGGCTGGCGTGA